One window of Microbacterium sediminis genomic DNA carries:
- a CDS encoding transglutaminase TgpA family protein has protein sequence MAIDELTRVIAAAPSRPVSSAPPRRDRTLGVSLAALLLTFAAVLPLTRAITPTWLSLSILAMAIVWLAGAALRGLRAHAAAVPVAQLVVWVMAVTGCHSALAALGQLPGPYAFAGVLPTPRLLEALPPIAAAATTAIVENAAPLLPDASLTLVLVAAAGLLALLVDVLAVALRLPLVAVVVALAVWVVPPAVIGDDGHLASILLFTGAALLLLALDRRRRAPEEFRPVPAAAVAALAVVGALVVAPALPAPTATLRGPGPPTRIDATLSLGDDLRRNGDTEVMRYTVGEGEAPYLRVATLSSFDGDRWQPDDGPFVPADEFPPEPIAPPAGMTTAEVSVRVQIANLEGEYLPVPSPLTGLSGVGDGWNVLGENLTVIGGDVAGESYTATATIPRPTREQARAATATIPSPTAEGLQSTTMVLPDSPEVSPIRDLAEEVTGDEGNDYDRLIALQSWFRGGDFAYSLEAPVEDGFDGTSFEAISRFLEVRSGYCVHYASTFAVMARTLGMPSRVVIGYLPGTNTGDDLDDQSVYSVMASQLHAWPEVYFRGIGWVPFEPTPGLGVATEFLPDALTPGGADPDAPRPEITTTPSAGPTSGASRPPEDVGGGTGGGSGSDAGGWLLAAAIAAGVAVLLAVPWLVRQSIRSARLRRAAGGDARAAWRELRAMLVDAGIDTPPHESPRALAARVSTAHGVAPPLLAPLVSAIEDESYGPGGGAPRGDLATALREVRLALTPGRGRRAWQRAAPRALLALPRFGGPDGDG, from the coding sequence ATGGCGATCGATGAGCTCACCCGCGTGATCGCGGCGGCGCCGTCCCGCCCGGTCTCGTCCGCGCCGCCGCGCCGCGACCGCACGCTGGGCGTCTCGCTCGCCGCACTGCTGCTGACGTTCGCGGCGGTGCTGCCGCTGACGCGCGCGATCACGCCCACCTGGCTGAGCCTGTCGATCCTCGCCATGGCGATCGTCTGGCTCGCAGGCGCCGCCCTCCGCGGGCTCCGCGCGCACGCCGCCGCCGTTCCGGTCGCGCAGCTCGTCGTGTGGGTCATGGCGGTGACCGGCTGCCACAGCGCGCTCGCGGCGCTCGGGCAGCTGCCGGGCCCGTACGCATTCGCCGGCGTGCTGCCGACGCCGCGCCTGCTCGAGGCCCTGCCGCCGATTGCCGCCGCCGCGACCACCGCGATCGTCGAGAACGCCGCCCCGCTCCTGCCCGATGCGTCCCTCACCCTCGTGCTCGTGGCGGCGGCGGGGCTGCTCGCGCTGCTCGTCGACGTGCTCGCCGTGGCCCTCCGCCTGCCGCTCGTGGCGGTCGTGGTGGCGCTGGCGGTGTGGGTGGTGCCCCCGGCGGTGATCGGCGACGACGGCCACCTCGCCTCGATCCTCCTGTTCACCGGCGCCGCGCTCCTCCTGCTGGCGCTGGACCGCCGTCGCCGCGCGCCCGAGGAGTTCCGTCCCGTGCCCGCGGCGGCCGTCGCGGCCCTCGCGGTCGTGGGGGCGCTCGTCGTGGCCCCCGCCCTGCCGGCGCCCACCGCGACGCTGCGCGGCCCCGGACCGCCCACGCGCATCGACGCGACCCTCAGCCTCGGCGACGACCTGCGGCGCAACGGCGACACCGAGGTGATGCGCTACACGGTCGGCGAGGGCGAGGCCCCGTACCTCCGCGTCGCGACGCTGTCGTCGTTCGACGGCGATCGCTGGCAGCCCGACGACGGCCCGTTCGTGCCCGCCGACGAGTTCCCGCCGGAGCCGATCGCGCCGCCCGCCGGCATGACGACGGCCGAGGTCTCGGTGCGCGTGCAGATCGCGAACCTCGAGGGCGAGTACCTCCCCGTGCCGAGCCCGCTCACCGGGCTGTCGGGGGTGGGCGACGGCTGGAACGTGCTGGGCGAGAACCTCACCGTCATCGGCGGCGACGTCGCGGGGGAGTCGTACACCGCCACCGCCACGATCCCGCGCCCCACGCGCGAGCAGGCGCGCGCCGCGACCGCGACGATCCCCTCGCCGACGGCGGAGGGCCTGCAGAGCACGACGATGGTGCTGCCCGACTCCCCCGAGGTCTCGCCCATCCGCGACCTGGCCGAGGAGGTCACCGGCGACGAGGGCAACGACTACGACCGGCTGATCGCGCTGCAGAGCTGGTTCCGCGGCGGCGACTTCGCGTACTCGCTGGAGGCGCCCGTCGAGGACGGCTTCGACGGCACGAGCTTCGAGGCCATCTCGCGCTTCCTGGAGGTGCGCAGCGGCTACTGCGTGCATTACGCGTCGACCTTCGCCGTGATGGCCCGCACGCTCGGCATGCCTTCGCGCGTGGTGATCGGCTACCTTCCCGGCACGAACACGGGCGACGACCTCGACGATCAGAGTGTCTACAGCGTGATGGCGTCGCAGCTGCACGCGTGGCCGGAGGTGTACTTCCGCGGGATCGGCTGGGTGCCGTTCGAGCCGACGCCCGGCCTCGGCGTCGCCACCGAGTTCCTGCCCGATGCGCTCACCCCGGGCGGCGCCGACCCCGACGCGCCCCGCCCCGAGATCACGACGACCCCGTCGGCGGGCCCCACCTCCGGCGCCTCGCGGCCGCCGGAGGACGTGGGCGGCGGCACGGGCGGCGGCTCCGGCTCCGACGCCGGCGGATGGCTGCTCGCGGCCGCGATCGCCGCGGGGGTCGCGGTGCTGCTGGCGGTGCCGTGGCTCGTGCGGCAGTCGATCCGCTCCGCCCGCCTGCGCCGGGCCGCCGGCGGCGATGCGCGGGCGGCGTGGCGCGAGCTGCGGGCGATGCTCGTCGACGCGGGCATCGACACGCCACCGCACGAGTCGCCGCGCGCCCTGGCGGCGCGGGTGTCGACCGCCCACGGGGTCGCGCCCCCGCTGCTCGCGCCGCTGGTGTCGGCGATCGAGGACGAGAGCTACGGGCCGGGCGGCGGCGCGCCGCGCGGCGATCTGGCCACGGCGCTGCGCGAGGTGCGGCTCGCCCTCACGCCCGGCCGCGGCCGCCGCGCCTGGCAGCGGGCGGCCCCGCGCGCGCTGCTCGCGCTGCCCCGGTTCGGCGGGCCCGACGGCGACGGGTAG
- a CDS encoding DUF58 domain-containing protein — translation MARRDAAAAHGRGPLTLRGWGVLAVGIACVPVAANIGVVEPYYVGLALLGLLVAGWLIAQIARPVRSVSRRLSEDSVEVGAEATVDVWIDAAPPRRPPAGRWRDRLPRGLSGDAAGVLRRVRGSQVRLSYAVTGIRRGRHPLGPLELTASDPFGLWRRTVAVGDTTTVLVVPRAQWLAPLPASFGETGDGLSPDERSGQGADNLIPRPYAPGDSMRRIHWRASAHRGTFMVRDEEQESTPAATVLLDLTPLHWPPEARDGDDPGFERAVTACVSAAWRLACDGYAVTVVDHSGRELAELTSAEGTALEALERAFATVAPDRGDLARDAAPFAAPASPGPLVVVCGTLDDRLAEALDPLARRSSLPVLLTPAPLREALDRAREAGWAASPLGDDVAESWETALHHATAGAEHGDR, via the coding sequence GTGGCGCGCCGCGACGCCGCTGCCGCGCACGGGCGGGGCCCGCTGACCCTGCGCGGCTGGGGCGTGCTCGCGGTGGGCATCGCGTGCGTGCCGGTGGCCGCGAACATCGGCGTGGTCGAGCCGTATTACGTGGGGCTCGCACTGCTCGGGCTGCTCGTGGCGGGCTGGCTGATCGCGCAGATCGCCCGGCCCGTCCGCTCCGTGTCGCGGCGGCTGTCGGAGGACTCCGTCGAGGTCGGCGCCGAGGCCACGGTCGACGTCTGGATCGATGCGGCGCCGCCCCGCCGCCCGCCCGCGGGCCGCTGGCGCGATCGGCTGCCGCGCGGCCTCTCGGGCGACGCCGCCGGGGTGCTGCGCCGGGTGCGGGGCTCGCAGGTGCGGCTGTCGTATGCCGTGACCGGCATCCGCCGGGGGCGGCATCCGCTCGGCCCGCTCGAGCTGACGGCGTCCGATCCGTTCGGGCTGTGGCGGCGCACCGTGGCGGTGGGCGACACCACGACGGTGCTCGTCGTGCCGCGGGCGCAGTGGCTCGCGCCGCTGCCGGCGTCGTTCGGCGAGACCGGCGACGGCCTCTCGCCCGACGAGCGCAGCGGCCAGGGCGCCGACAACCTCATCCCCCGCCCCTACGCGCCGGGCGACTCCATGCGCCGCATCCACTGGCGCGCCTCGGCCCACCGCGGCACCTTCATGGTGCGCGACGAGGAGCAGGAGTCCACGCCCGCCGCGACGGTGCTGCTCGACCTCACGCCGCTGCACTGGCCGCCCGAGGCGCGCGACGGCGACGACCCGGGCTTCGAGCGGGCCGTGACCGCGTGCGTCTCGGCCGCGTGGCGCCTGGCGTGCGACGGGTACGCCGTCACGGTGGTGGATCACTCCGGCCGCGAGCTCGCCGAGCTCACGAGCGCCGAGGGCACGGCGCTGGAGGCGCTCGAGCGGGCATTCGCGACGGTCGCGCCCGACCGCGGCGACCTCGCCCGCGACGCCGCGCCGTTCGCCGCGCCCGCCTCGCCCGGACCGCTCGTGGTCGTGTGCGGCACGCTCGACGATCGCCTTGCCGAGGCCCTCGATCCGCTGGCGCGGCGCTCGTCGCTGCCCGTGCTGCTCACGCCCGCGCCGCTGCGCGAGGCCCTCGACCGCGCGCGGGAGGCCGGATGGGCGGCCTCGCCGCTGGGCGACGACGTGGCCGAGTCGTGGGAGACCGCCCTGCACCACGCGACGGCGGGGGCCGAGCATGGCGATCGATGA
- a CDS encoding AAA family ATPase: MTEATSVLSAASDAGPEAGAAAFREATQRIVASIGRVIDGKPEAVRAALIVLLAQGHLLIEDVPGVGKTMLARALAASIDADVRRVQFTPDLLPGDVTGVSVFDPVAREFEFKPGAVFANVVIADEINRSSPKTQSALLEAMEELQVTVDGATHPLPDPFLVVATQNPLEMEGTYALPEAQRDRFMMRISMGYPDARAEALMLRQRDAANPLDELTPVVSASEVRSLIAWARGVHVSPAVEDYAVALAHATRSHPELRLGASPRATLQLVRAAKVHAALEGRRFVLPDDIASLLAPVLGHRLIPARTASRSHRGPDAMPAILERIAASVPVPVAS; encoded by the coding sequence ATGACCGAGGCCACGTCCGTTCTGTCCGCCGCGTCCGACGCCGGACCGGAGGCGGGTGCCGCCGCGTTCCGGGAGGCCACGCAGCGCATCGTCGCGTCGATCGGCCGGGTCATCGACGGCAAGCCGGAGGCGGTGCGGGCGGCGCTGATCGTGCTCCTCGCGCAGGGACACCTCCTCATCGAGGACGTGCCGGGCGTGGGCAAGACGATGCTCGCGCGGGCGCTGGCCGCGTCGATCGACGCCGACGTGCGGCGCGTGCAGTTCACGCCCGATCTGCTGCCGGGCGACGTCACCGGCGTCTCGGTGTTCGACCCCGTGGCGCGCGAGTTCGAGTTCAAGCCCGGCGCGGTGTTCGCCAACGTCGTGATCGCCGACGAGATCAACCGCTCCTCCCCCAAGACCCAGTCGGCGCTGCTCGAGGCGATGGAGGAGCTGCAGGTCACGGTGGACGGCGCGACGCATCCCCTCCCCGATCCGTTCCTCGTCGTCGCGACGCAGAACCCGCTCGAGATGGAGGGCACCTACGCGCTGCCCGAGGCGCAGCGCGACCGCTTCATGATGCGCATCTCGATGGGCTACCCCGATGCGCGGGCCGAGGCGCTCATGCTCCGCCAGCGCGACGCCGCAAACCCGCTCGACGAGCTGACGCCCGTGGTGAGCGCGAGCGAGGTGCGCTCGCTCATCGCGTGGGCGCGCGGCGTCCACGTCTCGCCCGCGGTCGAGGACTACGCCGTGGCCCTCGCGCACGCCACCCGCTCCCACCCCGAGCTGCGCCTCGGGGCGAGCCCGCGCGCCACGCTGCAGCTGGTGCGCGCGGCGAAGGTCCACGCGGCGCTGGAGGGGCGGCGCTTTGTGCTGCCCGACGACATCGCCTCGCTGCTCGCGCCGGTGCTGGGCCACCGGCTCATCCCCGCCCGCACCGCGTCGCGCTCGCACCGCGGTCCCGACGCCATGCCCGCGATCCTCGAGCGGATCGCGGCGAGCGTGCCCGTTCCCGTCGCGAGCTGA
- a CDS encoding response regulator, with protein sequence MSDETIRVLVVEDDPRTAQAHGEYVERSPGFALAGIVHTAAELRRRLRDAHASGERIHLLLLDFNLPDGHGLDICRELRAAGLMIDVIAVTAVRELEAVRAAVAVGVVQYLIKPFTFAVFTQKMRAYADYAARMRSSVSRLSQTEVDGAFATLRTSNAPGLPKGLSHQTLDAVQQLLADADGRSASEVAEALGLSRVTARRYLEFLADRGIAARSARHGGRGRPETEYTRS encoded by the coding sequence ATGAGCGACGAGACCATCCGCGTGCTGGTCGTCGAGGACGATCCCCGCACCGCCCAGGCGCACGGCGAGTACGTGGAGCGCTCCCCCGGGTTCGCGCTGGCGGGCATCGTGCACACGGCGGCCGAGCTGCGGCGGCGGCTGCGCGACGCGCACGCGTCCGGCGAGCGCATCCACCTGCTGCTGCTCGACTTCAACCTGCCCGACGGGCACGGGCTCGACATCTGCCGCGAGCTGCGGGCGGCGGGCCTCATGATCGACGTCATCGCCGTCACCGCGGTGCGCGAGCTGGAGGCGGTGCGGGCCGCGGTGGCGGTGGGCGTCGTGCAGTACCTCATCAAGCCGTTCACGTTCGCGGTGTTCACGCAGAAGATGCGCGCGTACGCCGACTACGCGGCGCGGATGCGCTCGTCCGTGTCGCGGCTGAGCCAGACCGAGGTCGACGGCGCGTTCGCGACGCTGCGCACCTCCAACGCGCCCGGTCTGCCGAAGGGGCTGTCGCACCAGACGCTCGACGCCGTCCAGCAGCTGCTCGCCGACGCGGACGGCCGATCGGCGAGCGAGGTGGCCGAGGCGCTGGGCCTGTCGCGCGTGACGGCGCGGCGCTACCTCGAGTTCCTGGCCGACCGCGGCATCGCGGCGCGCAGCGCCCGGCACGGCGGGCGCGGCCGCCCGGAGACGGAGTACACGCGGTCCTGA
- a CDS encoding sensor histidine kinase encodes MAPSAPRRQADRRRGIARTFLTAAAATLVAAAVAVFALLAVDARLSAQAAASETSRVLVETLAQDPYVTGTVAAAHGDPDARADATAQLQPYTDAILAATGVDYITIMDTDRTRYTHPNPERIGGAFVGSIDRALAGETLTEVYEGTLGPSMRATTPIRSGDEVVGLVSAGVLMHDISAAATQRLVVTGAIMALFLALGGTGVVMMFRRLDRATDSRGAGELQVAFAAQRELSSVQTIADALRSQVHEFDNRLHTIASLIELGRTDEALRLATARRDLGQRLTDRVLHATDQPVIAALMLGKTAQAHELGVEMHFETHLEPGTQGLDAVDVVTILGNLIDNAVDAAAERRTRTGDPDAWVEVYLASEDDALVFQVTDSGDGVPAAQRERIFRRGVSTKPAEGAKRGFGLALVHETVAQLGGTVEVASAPSGGAEFTVTLPRPGGEERR; translated from the coding sequence ATGGCCCCGAGCGCGCCCCGACGGCAGGCGGACCGTCGGCGCGGCATCGCCCGCACGTTCCTGACGGCCGCGGCCGCGACGCTCGTGGCGGCCGCCGTGGCGGTGTTCGCGCTGCTCGCGGTCGACGCGCGCCTGTCGGCCCAGGCCGCGGCGAGCGAGACGAGCCGGGTGCTCGTCGAGACCCTCGCGCAGGATCCGTACGTCACCGGCACCGTCGCCGCGGCACACGGCGATCCGGACGCCCGCGCGGACGCGACGGCGCAGCTGCAGCCCTACACCGACGCGATCCTCGCCGCGACCGGCGTGGACTACATCACGATCATGGACACCGACCGCACCCGGTACACCCACCCGAACCCCGAGCGCATCGGCGGGGCGTTCGTCGGGTCGATCGATCGGGCGCTGGCGGGCGAGACGCTCACCGAGGTGTACGAGGGCACGCTCGGGCCGTCGATGCGCGCGACCACCCCGATCCGCTCCGGCGACGAGGTGGTCGGGCTCGTCTCGGCCGGCGTGCTCATGCACGACATCTCGGCCGCGGCGACGCAGCGCCTCGTCGTCACCGGGGCGATCATGGCGCTGTTCCTCGCGCTCGGCGGCACGGGCGTCGTGATGATGTTCCGCCGGCTCGATCGGGCCACCGACAGCCGCGGTGCGGGCGAGCTGCAGGTGGCCTTCGCCGCCCAGCGGGAGCTGTCGAGCGTGCAGACGATCGCCGATGCGCTGCGCTCGCAGGTGCACGAGTTCGACAACCGGCTGCACACAATCGCCTCGCTCATCGAGCTGGGACGCACCGACGAGGCCCTGCGACTGGCCACGGCGCGGCGCGATCTGGGGCAGCGGCTGACCGACCGGGTGCTGCACGCCACCGATCAGCCGGTGATCGCGGCGCTCATGCTCGGCAAGACGGCGCAGGCGCATGAGCTGGGCGTCGAGATGCACTTCGAGACGCACCTCGAGCCGGGGACGCAGGGGCTCGACGCCGTCGACGTCGTCACCATCCTCGGGAACCTGATCGACAACGCCGTCGACGCGGCCGCCGAGCGGCGCACCCGCACGGGCGATCCGGACGCCTGGGTGGAGGTGTACCTCGCATCCGAGGACGATGCGCTGGTGTTCCAGGTGACCGACAGCGGCGACGGCGTGCCGGCGGCGCAGCGCGAGCGCATCTTCCGCCGCGGCGTCTCGACCAAGCCCGCAGAGGGCGCCAAGCGCGGCTTCGGCCTCGCGCTCGTGCACGAGACGGTCGCGCAGCTGGGCGGCACGGTGGAAGTGGCATCGGCCCCGAGCGGCGGTGCCGAGTTCACGGTGACGCTGCCGCGTCCGGGCGGGGAGGAGAGGCGATGA